A region from the Cannabis sativa cultivar Pink pepper isolate KNU-18-1 chromosome 9, ASM2916894v1, whole genome shotgun sequence genome encodes:
- the LOC115722279 gene encoding uncharacterized protein LOC115722279 isoform X1: MATQLCSFGEILSVKSDGNINGVLPSDELDHVPLIHRRSLLLANKSPNCNTEPSAVESGTGKLLMSRILIKEEDESCDSLDVLPTSALPPKQVVHEYFAQHQNHAVKDCEQVHCKVSCNRVVENSVLVPTLEIENSIQEVGTSRDCLIENSEQIKCTVSNGDVPQVKVESHISSFPAISTLSEVPAVAHSGSSCNLLHSMGGCIQNSSSADVPTIKDVLPTSAWSPRQIVLAVFAKKQNKECEQVHCKVSSHRIVEKSVLDPCSENGNCILDTGISGDCFNDSLEQIKCTVSNGDVAEVGKLAANVSCYPAISTLSDVPAVAAHMGNSDNMLHSMGGCLRNSSVADLPPVQVKSEISDLIDDDCLDHIVLKERQRMLLSRKLLRMTKPALEISLEASSGNGIQQCDEKQKEQTPDVIGVSLTAKNYDKTYSSTEFISCERQDNMLVYTNDISSSSLSTSLKIKDEPHDDNNCQNLEGNACDTFSFNMPGVKAEVEISNEDDEDERDHICLGDRTKLLKLKDDYEIKSVPFATEGSPIAADSAKPFSINRIRKRKKTATDSAETALEEDAPGLLQVLIEKGISTDEIKLYGQMESDEALDESSSESFSELESVIMKIFTQRHSFFKLAPIRYTKGSRTSYCLACLLSLVEQTRYLQFRKWPVEWGWCRDLQSFIFVFKGHNRIVLERPEYGYATYFFELVDSLSIDWQIKRLVTAMKLTTCSRISLIENKALVVGKDLTQGEAKVLIEYGWIPNSGFGTMLNYRDRVVHDRKNEKDTSEWRSKIGKLLMDGYNGGILVATSIPEEVESKDSQSPEVKLEPF, translated from the exons ACGTTCTTCCTACATCTGCATTGCCTCCCAAACAAGTAGTGCATGAATATTTTGCTCAACATCAAAATCATGCTGTTAAAGATTGTGAGCAAGTTCATTGTAAAGTATCATGCAATAGAGTTGTGGAAAATTCTGTACTTGTTCCTACTTTAGAAATTGAAAATTCTATTCAAGAAGTTGGAACTTCCCGAGATTGTTTGATTGAGAATTCAGAGCAAATAAAATGTACAGTTTCTAATGGTGATGTTCCTCAAGTAAAGGTTGAATCCCATATTAGCAGTTTTCCGGCAATTTCAACTCTTTCAGAAGTTCCTGCAGTAGCACACTCGGGAAGCTCTTGCAACTTGTTGCACTCAATGGGAGGTTGTATACAAAACTCTTCTTCTGCTGATGTCCCAACAATTAAG gATGTTCTTCCTACATCTGCTTGGTCTCCCAGACAAATAGTACTTGCAGTTTTtgcaaaaaaacaaaataaagagtGTGAGCAAGTTCATTGTAAAGTATCAAGCCATAGAATTGTGGAAAAATCTGTACTTGATCCTTGTTCAGAAAATGGAAATTGTATTTTAGATACAGGAATCTCTGGAGATTGTTTCAATGATAGTCTGGAGCAAATAAAATGTACAGTATCTAATGGTGATGTTGCTGAAGTAGGGAAGCTTGCTGCCAATGTCAGTTGCTATCCGGCAATTTCAACACTTTCAGATGTTCCTGCAGTAGCAGCACACATGGGAAATTCTGACAACATGTTGCACTCAATGGGAGGTTGTTTACGAAACTCCTCTGTTGCTGATTTACCCCCTGTTCAGGTGAAAAGTGAGATCTCCGATCTCATTGATGATGATTGTTTAGACCACATTGTGTTGAAAGAGAGGCAGAGGATGCTGCTTTCAAG GAAACTGTTGCGAATGACAAAACCAGCACTTGAG ATTAGTTTGGAAGCTTCATCAGGAAATGGTATACAACAGTGTGATGAGAAGCAAAAGGAACAAACTCCTGATGTTATTGGTGTTTCATTAACTGCTAAAA ATTATGACAAGACATATTCATCTACGGAGTTCATTTCATGTGAAAGACAGGATAATATGCTTGTTTACACAAATGACATTAGTAGTTCATCTTTATCGACCTCGCTCAAAATCAAAGATGAGCCTCATGATGACAATAACTGTCAAAACTTGGAGGGCAATGCTTGTGATACTTTTTCCTTTAACATGCCTGGGGTAAAAGCTGAAGTGGAAATCTCAAatgaagatgatgaagatgaaagaGACCATATTTGTCTAGGAGATCGTACAAAGTTGCTGAAGTTAAAAGATGATTATGAGATAAAATCTGTGCCTTTTGCCACTGAGGGTAGCCCTATAGCAGCGGATTCTGCAAAGCCATTCAGCATCAATCGTATTCGAAAAAGGAAAAAGACTGCTAC TGATTCAGCTGAAACAGCGCTGGAGGAAGATGCTCCTGGACTCCTCCAG GTGTTAATTGAGAAAGGAATATCAACAGATGAGATCAAACTCTATGGGCAGATGGAGAGTGATGAAGCTCTCGACGAGTCTTCTAGTGAAAGTTTTTCGGAGCTTGAATCAGTGATAATGAag ATTTTCACTCAGCGCCATTCATTTTTCAAGTTAGCTCCTATACGTTACACAAAGGGGTCAAGAACTAGTTATTGCCTGGCTTGTTTACTATCACTCGTAGAGCAG ACAAGGTATTTGCAATTTCGCAAATGGCCGGTGGAATGGGGTTGGTGTCGAGACCTACAATCATTTATTTTTGTGTTCAAGGGACACAACAG AATCGTGCTAGAGCGTCCTGAATATGGCTACGCGACATACTTTTTTGAGCTAGTAGACTCTTTATCCATTGATTGGCAGATCAAGCGACTAGTTACTGCCATGAAGCTTACAACCTGTAGCAGGATTTCTCTTATTGAGAACAAAGCATTAGTG GTTGGAAAGGACTTGACTCAAGGTGAGGCGAAGGTACTAATCGAATATGGTTGGATACCAAATAGTGGGTTCGGAACAATGCTCAATTACCGCGACAGAGTAGTGCACGACAGGAAGAACGAGAAGGACACCTCAGAGTGGAGATCCAAAATAGGGAAGTTGCTTATGGATGGTTACAATGGTGGAATCTTGGTGGCAACTAGTATCCCAGAAGAAGTCGAGTCTAAAGATTCTCAAAGCCCAGAAGTCAAGCTGGAGCCTTTCTGA
- the LOC115722279 gene encoding uncharacterized protein LOC115722279 isoform X2, which translates to MFQPKCDYLLERDVLPTSALPPKQVVHEYFAQHQNHAVKDCEQVHCKVSCNRVVENSVLVPTLEIENSIQEVGTSRDCLIENSEQIKCTVSNGDVPQVKVESHISSFPAISTLSEVPAVAHSGSSCNLLHSMGGCIQNSSSADVPTIKDVLPTSAWSPRQIVLAVFAKKQNKECEQVHCKVSSHRIVEKSVLDPCSENGNCILDTGISGDCFNDSLEQIKCTVSNGDVAEVGKLAANVSCYPAISTLSDVPAVAAHMGNSDNMLHSMGGCLRNSSVADLPPVQVKSEISDLIDDDCLDHIVLKERQRMLLSRKLLRMTKPALEISLEASSGNGIQQCDEKQKEQTPDVIGVSLTAKNYDKTYSSTEFISCERQDNMLVYTNDISSSSLSTSLKIKDEPHDDNNCQNLEGNACDTFSFNMPGVKAEVEISNEDDEDERDHICLGDRTKLLKLKDDYEIKSVPFATEGSPIAADSAKPFSINRIRKRKKTATDSAETALEEDAPGLLQVLIEKGISTDEIKLYGQMESDEALDESSSESFSELESVIMKIFTQRHSFFKLAPIRYTKGSRTSYCLACLLSLVEQTRYLQFRKWPVEWGWCRDLQSFIFVFKGHNRIVLERPEYGYATYFFELVDSLSIDWQIKRLVTAMKLTTCSRISLIENKALVVGKDLTQGEAKVLIEYGWIPNSGFGTMLNYRDRVVHDRKNEKDTSEWRSKIGKLLMDGYNGGILVATSIPEEVESKDSQSPEVKLEPF; encoded by the exons ACGTTCTTCCTACATCTGCATTGCCTCCCAAACAAGTAGTGCATGAATATTTTGCTCAACATCAAAATCATGCTGTTAAAGATTGTGAGCAAGTTCATTGTAAAGTATCATGCAATAGAGTTGTGGAAAATTCTGTACTTGTTCCTACTTTAGAAATTGAAAATTCTATTCAAGAAGTTGGAACTTCCCGAGATTGTTTGATTGAGAATTCAGAGCAAATAAAATGTACAGTTTCTAATGGTGATGTTCCTCAAGTAAAGGTTGAATCCCATATTAGCAGTTTTCCGGCAATTTCAACTCTTTCAGAAGTTCCTGCAGTAGCACACTCGGGAAGCTCTTGCAACTTGTTGCACTCAATGGGAGGTTGTATACAAAACTCTTCTTCTGCTGATGTCCCAACAATTAAG gATGTTCTTCCTACATCTGCTTGGTCTCCCAGACAAATAGTACTTGCAGTTTTtgcaaaaaaacaaaataaagagtGTGAGCAAGTTCATTGTAAAGTATCAAGCCATAGAATTGTGGAAAAATCTGTACTTGATCCTTGTTCAGAAAATGGAAATTGTATTTTAGATACAGGAATCTCTGGAGATTGTTTCAATGATAGTCTGGAGCAAATAAAATGTACAGTATCTAATGGTGATGTTGCTGAAGTAGGGAAGCTTGCTGCCAATGTCAGTTGCTATCCGGCAATTTCAACACTTTCAGATGTTCCTGCAGTAGCAGCACACATGGGAAATTCTGACAACATGTTGCACTCAATGGGAGGTTGTTTACGAAACTCCTCTGTTGCTGATTTACCCCCTGTTCAGGTGAAAAGTGAGATCTCCGATCTCATTGATGATGATTGTTTAGACCACATTGTGTTGAAAGAGAGGCAGAGGATGCTGCTTTCAAG GAAACTGTTGCGAATGACAAAACCAGCACTTGAG ATTAGTTTGGAAGCTTCATCAGGAAATGGTATACAACAGTGTGATGAGAAGCAAAAGGAACAAACTCCTGATGTTATTGGTGTTTCATTAACTGCTAAAA ATTATGACAAGACATATTCATCTACGGAGTTCATTTCATGTGAAAGACAGGATAATATGCTTGTTTACACAAATGACATTAGTAGTTCATCTTTATCGACCTCGCTCAAAATCAAAGATGAGCCTCATGATGACAATAACTGTCAAAACTTGGAGGGCAATGCTTGTGATACTTTTTCCTTTAACATGCCTGGGGTAAAAGCTGAAGTGGAAATCTCAAatgaagatgatgaagatgaaagaGACCATATTTGTCTAGGAGATCGTACAAAGTTGCTGAAGTTAAAAGATGATTATGAGATAAAATCTGTGCCTTTTGCCACTGAGGGTAGCCCTATAGCAGCGGATTCTGCAAAGCCATTCAGCATCAATCGTATTCGAAAAAGGAAAAAGACTGCTAC TGATTCAGCTGAAACAGCGCTGGAGGAAGATGCTCCTGGACTCCTCCAG GTGTTAATTGAGAAAGGAATATCAACAGATGAGATCAAACTCTATGGGCAGATGGAGAGTGATGAAGCTCTCGACGAGTCTTCTAGTGAAAGTTTTTCGGAGCTTGAATCAGTGATAATGAag ATTTTCACTCAGCGCCATTCATTTTTCAAGTTAGCTCCTATACGTTACACAAAGGGGTCAAGAACTAGTTATTGCCTGGCTTGTTTACTATCACTCGTAGAGCAG ACAAGGTATTTGCAATTTCGCAAATGGCCGGTGGAATGGGGTTGGTGTCGAGACCTACAATCATTTATTTTTGTGTTCAAGGGACACAACAG AATCGTGCTAGAGCGTCCTGAATATGGCTACGCGACATACTTTTTTGAGCTAGTAGACTCTTTATCCATTGATTGGCAGATCAAGCGACTAGTTACTGCCATGAAGCTTACAACCTGTAGCAGGATTTCTCTTATTGAGAACAAAGCATTAGTG GTTGGAAAGGACTTGACTCAAGGTGAGGCGAAGGTACTAATCGAATATGGTTGGATACCAAATAGTGGGTTCGGAACAATGCTCAATTACCGCGACAGAGTAGTGCACGACAGGAAGAACGAGAAGGACACCTCAGAGTGGAGATCCAAAATAGGGAAGTTGCTTATGGATGGTTACAATGGTGGAATCTTGGTGGCAACTAGTATCCCAGAAGAAGTCGAGTCTAAAGATTCTCAAAGCCCAGAAGTCAAGCTGGAGCCTTTCTGA